One region of Mycteria americana isolate JAX WOST 10 ecotype Jacksonville Zoo and Gardens chromosome 17, USCA_MyAme_1.0, whole genome shotgun sequence genomic DNA includes:
- the AKNA gene encoding microtubule organization protein AKNA isoform X2 → MASSAPWLRWTQTELTRWEGEEEEEEEEEEEEDNFERQMDKDGVIGLGEDARSPPWGDGEDLEEGSLVEEGSPVEEGRWHPRRDLVQEDEERGSSGGDEGLFGAESDGEPYPELSYEGRWGSGSSGSPEALRDGQALCQPRGCSTDGSDTSGLSDTSPGPATPSRRHRGWDTAGDAGGGHGQGWTPSQSLLLCLSTDDLHDATSIEPVPRPQPAGTGLLAPGAAGLAPTGEPWGAGTPPAPQLHDRSRVPKKAGPTVLPPKPGRQARSLSPRRRHMGGKEARDPSGTGAGTADGTRYGRGRLNHPLPDLSKVEARVKFDQSYRPPRGRALPARPRAPGDPIGFKSPAEIVREVLLSSGEGAPLQPPTTAGLPQEFRSPRQATELVQQLQDDYHKLLTKYAEAENTIDQLRLGARVESFEGWIRAGSPAPREQLQVRPPLPGPPARGRAAGPGGRRGPGPERAGPDAALVPQRFGKLKDAQDALEQAYLRARQQHPGASGGFDPERAVEGEIFRLGLRLEELKERLEPGAGRHLPPQRPARPRSPPAPSPPPAARSPRPESPALAEGPRGTAGDGGAGRGGLPRPLWQKQLRAEEDFGGLLAQYKHFKSLPESLSLEQLSLAGSGSPEEADGPAAGDGGPSKVPCRTPSLEEGIDLETSPLHPPERRVAPLPPEEPPWPGGTRGHLSLATTEEPPAAAKPPLELPEPPRAPLSRRSSGAGSAPAQHWPHKHLQKQRIVSPETDSGFVGSEASRVSPPVHTPEHQPPGTGTPGSLGPSIPVPATLRPPRKREVTPLPSKTALMSIYPASGQGGMGGPRLPLSTPSQSSSPPRWAESAGSEAGPDGDGSLSSGGDTPASHAADLGSPCPASCPAHTDSEVEGRSCASAGGHPPTMARGPASPPPSPKTSSPTPLSPDPPSLDPARCDLLGSRLERDQAIRALQDEVWRLRRRLEESLHRSRSYPEGKAAPRATPARRQSMASGPSSPKDAARSGEPSPPVQRRAAPGVAPTRRGRSASLPRDRPELDLTSESDPSPAGPRATPSPRKSPGSLPGAVTFRGQYTGTRYQGETPRTAPAPRKEPGTLGCPRCHGSRTPSAGAGAGDAARQPQHSTPRRTRCPACRAPTGPPAPGGRDGATREHGPGGTSPPGSRVGPRAEKPEQPGLWYLAASPGATAAIGCLAPVPLVPYAPSVLYCSPAVPTSAPAVAGVPLPHATGHWRAERPPRPPAAGRHHGLTLDLDELEELNRSLSWAVEAAQNVRLTTTRMSRALATELSRARDLRGSCLF, encoded by the exons ATGGCCAGCTCGGCACCATGGCTGCGCTGGACACAAACAGAGCTGACGCgttgggagggagaggaggaggaggaggaggaggaagaggaggaggaagacaactTTGAAAGGCAGATGGACAAGGATGGGGTCATCGGCCTGGGGGAGGATGCCAGGAGCCCACCGTGGG GCGACGGCGAGGACCTGGAGGAGGGGTCCCTGGTGGAGGAGGGGTCCCCGGTGGAGGAGGGTCGCTGGCACCCGCGGCGGGACCTGGTGCAGGAGGACGAGGAGCGAGGCAGCTCCGGGGGGGACGAGGGGCTCTTTGGGGCAGAGAGCGATGGGGAGCCCTACCCCGAGCTCTCCTACGAGGGCCGGTGGGGCTCGGGGTCCAGCGGCAGCCCCGAGGCATTGCGGGACGGCCAGGCTCTCTGCCAGCCCCGCGGCTGCAGCACGGATGGCAGTGACACCTCAGGGCTGTCCGACACCAGCCCTGGCCCCGCCACCCCATcccgccggcaccggggctgGGACACGGCCGGGGATGCCggtggggggcacgggcagggctggaCCCCGAGCCAGAGCCTCTTGCTGTGCCTCTCCACTGATGACCTCCACGATGCCACCAGCATCGAGCCTGTCCCCAGGCCCCAGCCAGCTGGGACGGGGCTGCTGGCCCCTGGCGCCGCTGGCTTGGCACCCACCGGggagccctggggtgctgggaccccccctgcaccccagctgcaCGACAGGTCCCGGGTGCCCAAGAAAGCGGGGCCCACGGTGCTGCCCCCCAAGCCTGGCCGGCAGGCGCGGTCCCTGAGCCCCCGGCGGCGGCACATGGGCGGCAAGGAGGCGAGGGATCCCTCGGGAACGGGCGCCGGCACGGCCGACGGCACCCGGTACGGCCGAGGGCGGCTCAACCACCCCCTGCCCGACCTCTCCAAGGTGGAGGCACGGGTGAAGTTCGACCAGAGCTACCGGCCACCGCGGGGCCGAGCCCTGCCCGCTCGCCCCAGGGCCCCGGGTGACCCCATCGGCTTCAAGTCCCCGGCCGAAATCGTCCGGGAGGTGCTGCtgagcagcggggagggggcccccctgcagccccccaccacCGCTGGGCTGCCGCAGGAGTTCAGGTCCCCCAGGCAAGCCACCGAGCTGGTGCAGCAGCTCCAG GACGACTACCACAAGCTGCTGACGAAGTACGCCGAGGCCGAAAACACCATCGACCAGCTCCGCCTGGGTGccagg GTGGAGTCCTTCGAAGGCTGGATCCGggcggggagccccgcgccccgggagcagctccaggtgcgtccgccccttcccggccccccagcccggggacgcgcggcggggccgggggggcggcggggcccggggcccgaGCGGGCAGGCCCGGACGCCGCCCTTGTGCCGCAGAGGTTTGGGAAGCTGAAGGATGCGCAGGATGCGCTGGAGCAGGCGTACCTGCGAGCCCGGCAGCAGCACCCGGGGGCCTCGGGGGGCTTCGATCCCGAGCG CGCGGTGGAAGGGGAGATTTTCCGCCTGGGGCTGCgcctggaggagctgaaggagcgGCTggagcccggggccgggcggcatctccccccgcagcgcccggcccggccccgctccccgccggcgccttccccgccgcccgccgcccgctccccgcgccccgag AGCCCCGCGCTGGCGGAGGGACCCCGGGGGACggcgggggacggcggggcggggcggggggggctgccccggcccctctggcagaagcaGCTCCGGGCGGAGGAGGATTTCGGTGGCCTGCTGGCGCA GTACAAGCACTTCAAGTCCTTGCCGGAGTCGCTGAGCTTGGAGCAGCTGAGCCTGGCAGGGAGCGGGTCCCCGGAGGAGGCGGATGGCCCTGCGGCAGGGGACGGTGGCCCCAGCAAGGTCCCCTGCAGGACACCGTCACTAGAGGAGGGGATCGACCTCGAGACCTCCCCCTT GCATCCCCCAGAGAGGAGAGTGGCACCACTGCCCCCCGAGGAGCCTCCATGgccaggggggacacggggccacCTGTCCCTGGCCACCACTGAGGAGCCACCGGCCGCAGCCAAGCCCCCCCTGGAGCTCCCCGAGCCACCGCGGGCGCCCCTGTCCCGCCgcagcagtggggcaggcagcGCTCCCGCCCAGCACTGGCCCCACAAG CATCTGCAGAAGCAGCGCATCGTGTCACCGGAGACAGACAGCGGCTTCGTGGGCTCGGAGGCCAGCAGGGTGTCACCCCCCGTGCACACCCCCGAGCAccagccccccggcaccgg GACCCCCGGCTCACTGGGaccctccatccctgtccccgcaACCCTCCGTCCTCCACGGAAGAGAGAGGTGACCCCGCTTCCCTCCAAGACGGCGCTGATGAGCATCTACCCCGCGAGCGGGCAGGGCGGCATGGGGGGGCCCCGCCTGCCCCTCAGCACCCCCTCGCAGAGCAGCTCCCCCCCTCGCTGGGCCGAGAGCGCGGGCAGCGAGGCAGGACCCGACGGTGATGGCA GTCTCTCCTCGGGGGGGGACACCCCCGCGTCCCACGCTGCCGACCTCGGCTCACCGtgccctgcctcctgcccggCTCACACGGACTCGGAGGTGGAAGGCAGGAGTTGCGCCAGCGCCGGCGGCCACCCCCCCACCATGGCCAGGGGCCCGGCCAGCCCCCCGCCGTCCCCCAAAACATCGTCCCCCACCCCGCTGTCCCCCGACCCGCCGTCCCTCGACCCGGCTCGCTGCGACCTGCTGGGCTCCCGCCTGGAACGCGA CCAGGCCATCCGGGCACTGCAGGACGAGGTGTGGCGGCTGCGGCGGAGGCTGGAGGAGAGCCTGCACCGCTCCCGCAGCTATCCCGAGGGAAAAGCCGCCCCGCGTGCCACCCCAGCCAGGAGACAGTCGATGGCCAGCGGACCATCATCCCCCAAGGACGCAGCACGCTCGGG GGAGCCGAGCCCCCCGGTGCAGCGCAGGGCAGCCCCCGGGGTCGCACCCACGAGGAGGGGGAGGTCGGCATCGCTGCCCCGGGACAGGCCGGAGCTGGACCTCA CCTCCGAGTCGGACCCCTCGCCTGCCGGGCCCCGGGCCACCCCCTCCCCGCGGAAGAGCCCTGGGAGCCTGCCGGGTGCGGTGACATTTCGGGGACAGTACACAG GGACACGGTACCAGGGGGAGACACCGCGCACCGCCCCGGCACCCCGTAAAGAGccgggcaccctggggtgcccccgGTGCCACGGGAGCCGGACGCCGTCAG ccggcgccggggcgggcgaTGCTGCgaggcagccccagcacagcaccccGAGGAGGACGCGCTGCCCCGCTTGCCGGGCGCCCACGGGTCCCCCCGCGCCTGGCGGCAGGGATGGAGCCACACGCG AGCATGGCCCCGGTGGCACGTCCCCCCCAGGCTCCCGTGTTGGTCCCCGAGCCGAGAAGCCGGAGCAGCCCGGACTTTGGTACTTGGCGGCCAGCCCTGGTGCCACCGCCGCCATCGGCTGCCTTGCGCCCGTCCCCCTCGTGCCTTACGCGCCCTCCGTGCT ctaCTGCTCCCCAGCGGTACCTACCTCAGCCCCAGCCGTGGCCGGGGTCCCCCTCCCGCATGCCACGGGGCACTGGCGGGCAGAACgtcccccccggccgcccgccgctgGCCGTCACCACGGCCTGACCCTGGACCTGGATGAGCTGGAGGAGCTGAACCGGTCGCTGAGCTGGGCCGTGGAGGCTGCCCAGAACGTGAGGCTCACCACCACCCGCATGAGCCGGGCGCTGGCCACCGAGCTGAGCCGAGCGCGGGACCTGCGGGGCTCCTGCCTCTTCTGA
- the AKNA gene encoding microtubule organization protein AKNA isoform X4, with protein MASSAPWLRWTQTELTRWEGEEEEEEEEEEEEDNFERQMDKDGVIGLGEDARSPPWGDGEDLEEGSLVEEGSPVEEGRWHPRRDLVQEDEERGSSGGDEGLFGAESDGEPYPELSYEGRWGSGSSGSPEALRDGQALCQPRGCSTDGSDTSGLSDTSPGPATPSRRHRGWDTAGDAGGGHGQGWTPSQSLLLCLSTDDLHDATSIEPVPRPQPAGTGLLAPGAAGLAPTGEPWGAGTPPAPQLHDRSRVPKKAGPTVLPPKPGRQARSLSPRRRHMGGKEARDPSGTGAGTADGTRYGRGRLNHPLPDLSKVEARVKFDQSYRPPRGRALPARPRAPGDPIGFKSPAEIVREVLLSSGEGAPLQPPTTAGLPQEFRSPRQATELVQQLQDDYHKLLTKYAEAENTIDQLRLGARVESFEGWIRAGSPAPREQLQVRPPLPGPPARGRAAGPGGRRGPGPERAGPDAALVPQRFGKLKDAQDALEQAYLRARQQHPGASGGFDPERAVEGEIFRLGLRLEELKERLEPGAGRHLPPQRPARPRSPPAPSPPPAARSPRPESPALAEGPRGTAGDGGAGRGGLPRPLWQKQLRAEEDFGGLLAQYKHFKSLPESLSLEQLSLAGSGSPEEADGPAAGDGGPSKVPCRTPSLEEGIDLETSPLHPPERRVAPLPPEEPPWPGGTRGHLSLATTEEPPAAAKPPLELPEPPRAPLSRRSSGAGSAPAQHWPHKHLQKQRIVSPETDSGFVGSEASRVSPPVHTPEHQPPGTGTPGSLGPSIPVPATLRPPRKREVTPLPSKTALMSIYPASGQGGMGGPRLPLSTPSQSSSPPRWAESAGSEAGPDGDGSLSSGGDTPASHAADLGSPCPASCPAHTDSEVEGRSCASAGGHPPTMARGPASPPPSPKTSSPTPLSPDPPSLDPARCDLLGSRLERDQAIRALQDEVWRLRRRLEESLHRSRSYPEGKAAPRATPARRQSMASGPSSPKDAARSGEPSPPVQRRAAPGVAPTRRGRSASLPRDRPELDLTSESDPSPAGPRATPSPRKSPGSLPGAVTFRGQYTGTRYQGETPRTAPAPRKEPGTLGCPRCHGSRTPSAEHGPGGTSPPGSRVGPRAEKPEQPGLWYLAASPGATAAIGCLAPVPLVPYAPSVLYCSPAVPTSAPAVAGVPLPHATGHWRAERPPRPPAAGRHHGLTLDLDELEELNRSLSWAVEAAQNVRLTTTRMSRALATELSRARDLRGSCLF; from the exons ATGGCCAGCTCGGCACCATGGCTGCGCTGGACACAAACAGAGCTGACGCgttgggagggagaggaggaggaggaggaggaggaagaggaggaggaagacaactTTGAAAGGCAGATGGACAAGGATGGGGTCATCGGCCTGGGGGAGGATGCCAGGAGCCCACCGTGGG GCGACGGCGAGGACCTGGAGGAGGGGTCCCTGGTGGAGGAGGGGTCCCCGGTGGAGGAGGGTCGCTGGCACCCGCGGCGGGACCTGGTGCAGGAGGACGAGGAGCGAGGCAGCTCCGGGGGGGACGAGGGGCTCTTTGGGGCAGAGAGCGATGGGGAGCCCTACCCCGAGCTCTCCTACGAGGGCCGGTGGGGCTCGGGGTCCAGCGGCAGCCCCGAGGCATTGCGGGACGGCCAGGCTCTCTGCCAGCCCCGCGGCTGCAGCACGGATGGCAGTGACACCTCAGGGCTGTCCGACACCAGCCCTGGCCCCGCCACCCCATcccgccggcaccggggctgGGACACGGCCGGGGATGCCggtggggggcacgggcagggctggaCCCCGAGCCAGAGCCTCTTGCTGTGCCTCTCCACTGATGACCTCCACGATGCCACCAGCATCGAGCCTGTCCCCAGGCCCCAGCCAGCTGGGACGGGGCTGCTGGCCCCTGGCGCCGCTGGCTTGGCACCCACCGGggagccctggggtgctgggaccccccctgcaccccagctgcaCGACAGGTCCCGGGTGCCCAAGAAAGCGGGGCCCACGGTGCTGCCCCCCAAGCCTGGCCGGCAGGCGCGGTCCCTGAGCCCCCGGCGGCGGCACATGGGCGGCAAGGAGGCGAGGGATCCCTCGGGAACGGGCGCCGGCACGGCCGACGGCACCCGGTACGGCCGAGGGCGGCTCAACCACCCCCTGCCCGACCTCTCCAAGGTGGAGGCACGGGTGAAGTTCGACCAGAGCTACCGGCCACCGCGGGGCCGAGCCCTGCCCGCTCGCCCCAGGGCCCCGGGTGACCCCATCGGCTTCAAGTCCCCGGCCGAAATCGTCCGGGAGGTGCTGCtgagcagcggggagggggcccccctgcagccccccaccacCGCTGGGCTGCCGCAGGAGTTCAGGTCCCCCAGGCAAGCCACCGAGCTGGTGCAGCAGCTCCAG GACGACTACCACAAGCTGCTGACGAAGTACGCCGAGGCCGAAAACACCATCGACCAGCTCCGCCTGGGTGccagg GTGGAGTCCTTCGAAGGCTGGATCCGggcggggagccccgcgccccgggagcagctccaggtgcgtccgccccttcccggccccccagcccggggacgcgcggcggggccgggggggcggcggggcccggggcccgaGCGGGCAGGCCCGGACGCCGCCCTTGTGCCGCAGAGGTTTGGGAAGCTGAAGGATGCGCAGGATGCGCTGGAGCAGGCGTACCTGCGAGCCCGGCAGCAGCACCCGGGGGCCTCGGGGGGCTTCGATCCCGAGCG CGCGGTGGAAGGGGAGATTTTCCGCCTGGGGCTGCgcctggaggagctgaaggagcgGCTggagcccggggccgggcggcatctccccccgcagcgcccggcccggccccgctccccgccggcgccttccccgccgcccgccgcccgctccccgcgccccgag AGCCCCGCGCTGGCGGAGGGACCCCGGGGGACggcgggggacggcggggcggggcggggggggctgccccggcccctctggcagaagcaGCTCCGGGCGGAGGAGGATTTCGGTGGCCTGCTGGCGCA GTACAAGCACTTCAAGTCCTTGCCGGAGTCGCTGAGCTTGGAGCAGCTGAGCCTGGCAGGGAGCGGGTCCCCGGAGGAGGCGGATGGCCCTGCGGCAGGGGACGGTGGCCCCAGCAAGGTCCCCTGCAGGACACCGTCACTAGAGGAGGGGATCGACCTCGAGACCTCCCCCTT GCATCCCCCAGAGAGGAGAGTGGCACCACTGCCCCCCGAGGAGCCTCCATGgccaggggggacacggggccacCTGTCCCTGGCCACCACTGAGGAGCCACCGGCCGCAGCCAAGCCCCCCCTGGAGCTCCCCGAGCCACCGCGGGCGCCCCTGTCCCGCCgcagcagtggggcaggcagcGCTCCCGCCCAGCACTGGCCCCACAAG CATCTGCAGAAGCAGCGCATCGTGTCACCGGAGACAGACAGCGGCTTCGTGGGCTCGGAGGCCAGCAGGGTGTCACCCCCCGTGCACACCCCCGAGCAccagccccccggcaccgg GACCCCCGGCTCACTGGGaccctccatccctgtccccgcaACCCTCCGTCCTCCACGGAAGAGAGAGGTGACCCCGCTTCCCTCCAAGACGGCGCTGATGAGCATCTACCCCGCGAGCGGGCAGGGCGGCATGGGGGGGCCCCGCCTGCCCCTCAGCACCCCCTCGCAGAGCAGCTCCCCCCCTCGCTGGGCCGAGAGCGCGGGCAGCGAGGCAGGACCCGACGGTGATGGCA GTCTCTCCTCGGGGGGGGACACCCCCGCGTCCCACGCTGCCGACCTCGGCTCACCGtgccctgcctcctgcccggCTCACACGGACTCGGAGGTGGAAGGCAGGAGTTGCGCCAGCGCCGGCGGCCACCCCCCCACCATGGCCAGGGGCCCGGCCAGCCCCCCGCCGTCCCCCAAAACATCGTCCCCCACCCCGCTGTCCCCCGACCCGCCGTCCCTCGACCCGGCTCGCTGCGACCTGCTGGGCTCCCGCCTGGAACGCGA CCAGGCCATCCGGGCACTGCAGGACGAGGTGTGGCGGCTGCGGCGGAGGCTGGAGGAGAGCCTGCACCGCTCCCGCAGCTATCCCGAGGGAAAAGCCGCCCCGCGTGCCACCCCAGCCAGGAGACAGTCGATGGCCAGCGGACCATCATCCCCCAAGGACGCAGCACGCTCGGG GGAGCCGAGCCCCCCGGTGCAGCGCAGGGCAGCCCCCGGGGTCGCACCCACGAGGAGGGGGAGGTCGGCATCGCTGCCCCGGGACAGGCCGGAGCTGGACCTCA CCTCCGAGTCGGACCCCTCGCCTGCCGGGCCCCGGGCCACCCCCTCCCCGCGGAAGAGCCCTGGGAGCCTGCCGGGTGCGGTGACATTTCGGGGACAGTACACAG GGACACGGTACCAGGGGGAGACACCGCGCACCGCCCCGGCACCCCGTAAAGAGccgggcaccctggggtgcccccgGTGCCACGGGAGCCGGACGCCGTCAG CAGAGCATGGCCCCGGTGGCACGTCCCCCCCAGGCTCCCGTGTTGGTCCCCGAGCCGAGAAGCCGGAGCAGCCCGGACTTTGGTACTTGGCGGCCAGCCCTGGTGCCACCGCCGCCATCGGCTGCCTTGCGCCCGTCCCCCTCGTGCCTTACGCGCCCTCCGTGCT ctaCTGCTCCCCAGCGGTACCTACCTCAGCCCCAGCCGTGGCCGGGGTCCCCCTCCCGCATGCCACGGGGCACTGGCGGGCAGAACgtcccccccggccgcccgccgctgGCCGTCACCACGGCCTGACCCTGGACCTGGATGAGCTGGAGGAGCTGAACCGGTCGCTGAGCTGGGCCGTGGAGGCTGCCCAGAACGTGAGGCTCACCACCACCCGCATGAGCCGGGCGCTGGCCACCGAGCTGAGCCGAGCGCGGGACCTGCGGGGCTCCTGCCTCTTCTGA